One window of Nymphaea colorata isolate Beijing-Zhang1983 chromosome 11, ASM883128v2, whole genome shotgun sequence genomic DNA carries:
- the LOC116264294 gene encoding formin-like protein 3, producing MPMLSPITGDTCSFFDWHRASETLRLPWPLGHPHHDSFPPQPLPLPPPPPTINGLPPPQCPPPLRHYIELPPPQQTHAFVALPPPQTFKQRTPIKNRASPPPPVAENCRRPLSPSRQQSFTEEHLPPPPPPPPTNAENLYAISPLPECESSVCRLPSKTNMVHEYGTMPQPPSATLSESARVQSSSKGQAQRKLGKEDGADGGKGKAVAEGDNSYPARSRRRRRGGSPLPPRVVTYWRPKHKPGAAGSGTAVEAAEVNGKGRKCAMGKDNTATSVILNASNRFRLVSSPLFDLLL from the coding sequence ATGCCTATGCTCTCTCCGATAACAGGCGACACTTGCTCTTTTTTCGATTGGCATCGAGCTTCAGAAACTCTTCGACTCCCTTGGCCGCTTGGCCATCCCCACCACGACTCCTTCCCGCCACAACCACTTCCTCTGCCGCCACCGCCACCAACCATTAACGGACTCCCTCCGCCGCAATGCCCACCGCCTTTACGCCACTACATCGAACTTCCGCCACCACAACAAACGCACGCCTTTGTCGCACTTCCTCCGCCACAAACATTTAAACAGCGAACACCTATAAAAAACAGAGCCTCGCCACCTCCACCTGTCGCCGAGAACTGCCGCCGTCCACTATCACCATCGCGACAGCAATCGTTCACCGAAGAGCAccttccaccaccaccacccccgCCGCCAACCAACGCCGAAAATTTATATGCAATCTCTCCATTGCCAGAGTGCGAGTCGAGCGTTTGTCGCCTGCCGTCCAAGACCAACATGGTCCACGAGTACGGCACAATGCCACAGCCTCCTTCGGCCACCCTGTCGGAATCTGCTCGGGTCCAGTCATCGTCGAAGGGGCAGGCGCAGAGGAAGCTCGGCAAGGAAGACGGAGCGGACGGCGGCAAAGGCAAGGCGGTGGCCGAGGGGGACAACAGCTACCCAGCGAGGTCGCGCAGGCGGCGGAGAGGAGGGAGCCCGCTGCCGCCGCGCGTTGTCACGTACTGGAGGCCGAAGCACAAACCGGGGGCAGCGGGAAGCGGGACGGCGGTGGAAGCGGCAGAGGTCAACGGGAAGGGGAGAAAGTGCGCTATGGGTAAGGACAACACAGCTACTTCTGTCATTCTGAACGCCTCCAACAGATTCAGGTTGGTCTCCTCTCCCCTCTTTGACCTTCTCCTCTGA